The Ignavibacteria bacterium genomic interval TATAGTTCCATTGCTTTTGGGGTATTCTCAAGTGAATATTGGAGAGCATGGTTTGATCCACCACTTGACATAAGCATGAGATTTTAATTGAGTTGCGTATGATTCATCCGGCTCTTTATTTTCTATACTCTTATTCAATAGTTGTTCTGCCTCTGAAGATGTAATAAAGAAGATATTCTTTCTCAATTAATTGTTTTCCTAAAAATAATGGAGGTCAATATGGCCGGTAAGTTTGTTCTTAAGATAGCCTCAAACTCGCAGTATAGGTTTAATTTAAAGGCTGCAAATGGAGAGGTTATTTTAACAAGCGAAACTTATATCCAAAAACAGGGTGCATTAAATGGAATAAGTTCTGTAAAAAATAATTCCTCAAATGATTCAAGGTACGAGAGAAAAACATCTGCTAATAATCAACACTACTTTGTCCTAAAGGCAATGAATAATGAAATTATAGGTGTAAGCGAAACTTATTCTACTGCACAGGCTATGGAGGCAGGTATCAAATCAGTAAAAAATAATGCGCCTCTTGCCACTTTGGAAGATTTAACACAATAGAATTCGATAATCTTAAAGGCTCAGTCAAAAAGATCTGAGCCTTTATCATTCCAATTGCATCAATTGTCTTTGTCTGATTTACAATAATTCAGATATTTAATAAATTTCTTACGTTAGAACATTATTCTGCAATAATATGTCATATAATCACTGTTTCTATAATATATAGTTGAGGTGTAATATGGCTCCTATTCCAACTAAAGTATCTGATAGGCTGATCGCTGGTGTAAAGAAATTTCAGCCGATTTTGGCCGCAGCAAAGTCCAGGGATATTAACGAATCAGATACTGTCCTGATTTTAACTGATATGTTAGCTGAAATTTTTGGATATGATAAGTATTCAGAAATCACTTCTGAATTTGCCATCCGAGGAACCTATTGTGATCTTGCCACACGTGTAAATGGGAAAATACTGTTCCTTGTTGAAGCCAAAGCAATAGGTGCCGATTTAAAGGAAGCATTTATTAAGCAGGCAGTTGATTATGCTGCTAATCTTGGTGTGGATTGGGTGATATTGACCAATGGGGTATTCTGGAGAGTCTATAAGATAAGCTTTACAAAACCAATTGAACACGAAGTTATTTTAGAATTTGATTTCCTTTCTCTGAATATGAAAAATGCCGAGCATATTGATTACTTGTGGTTGTTGTCAAGAGAAGGATGGTTGAAATCCCTGCTTGAGGAATTCCATGAACAGAAACAAGTCCTAAGCCGCTTCAGTATCGGAGCGTTGATTATATCGGATTCAATTTTGGACACGATAAGAAAAGAGCTTAAAAAAATATCTCCCGATATTAAAATTGAAAAAGATCAGATTAAAAAAGTACTTACTCAGGAGATAATAAAGAGGGATGTTCTTGAAGGTGATAAAGCGCAGGAGGCGGTTAAAAATATTAACAGGGCAATGAGCAGAATTGTAAAAGCAAAAGAAAAACTTAAATCCAGCAGCTTAAAACCCATTCCTTCGGATGCTGCTCAAACAACAGAAGAAGCGATACCGTTGGAAGCAAACTAAATAAAGCTTTCGCTATTCCATGTATTAATATTCTCCTGAACTTTCATAAAACCTCCGAAGGTTCGTTTGAATAATTGGGAAAGCGGCGTTGCCGCTAACTGCGCCGCTTTTGATGAATGAGTGACTAAGCCTCATGGGTACGCCAGCCTGTGAGGCTTCTTTTTTGTGCATTTGCCTGAGATGGATATGCCGCCTCGCTGAGGCTCCGGGGCGTGGGGGAGGATGCCATCTCTTTCCACAGACAAGTCAGCCCTCCGGGCCTCTGATATCAGGCGGGTTGTATGTGTTCAGATTGTAATTAATTTATCTGCCGTAATTCCCCATTCCCCCCGGCCGCAGGCCGCCCTTAAATTTCTTCACTTTTTAATTTTTAATTTTCAATTGACTTCCTGTTGCGCTAAATCACTGCTTTTCTAAAAAGCCTCCTGAGAGGATATCAGGACCCGCAAAATACTTTGCTTTTTTAAAATCTTATTGCAATCTTGCAGTTGCAGCTTCGATTGCCACTCATTTAAGCCCGAACTCTGTATTGATAAATGACAATGGCGCGAAGTCCTATTCTCACACTTTTTCCTTCAATCTCATTTCCAAATAATATTGGAGCAGAGAATCCATCGTGTATTCCTCTACAAATGTCCAAAGTTTCCGCCAGGGCGGATTTCCCATTTTTCTATATCCTGCCTGCGGCGAGAGCAATTAATCGTATTGTGATCCACAGCTGAACGGCCATCGTCATCCGGGGATGATTCTGGATTGGTACGCTTTTCCCCTCATCTGGCGCCTGAAACCGGAATTACCGGACCGAATATCTGCGGCTGTTCTAACTGCGGCATTTCACAACGTACTATAGCTGCTGCTTAATGGATATTCAGTTTTGCATGTTCCAATTCTTTCCAACTAAAACTAAGGAGGAAAAATGGAAGAGAAATTGCCCCCTGAAGAAGAAAACCCTATTCCTGAATTTGTTGACGGCCATACTTACGCCAGCATGAAAAGCCACACACTGCTGGATCTGACCGGCCTGCGCAATTACTGCATCAGAAGAAGCTATAAGAAATTAAGACGCAAGGGCGAGAATAAGTTCGATTGCCTGGACAGACTATCCGCCCATTACGGACTTTCAATTTCAACCATCCTGAATATTGTTTCTAAGACACGCGTCTATACGCATAAGGAGCAGAGGATCATCTGAGATCCCGCCCCCTGATCAGGAAAAAGGCGATTATTGTTTTTTAACATCAAAGGAGAAGAAATGATTATTACCCAGGGATTGCGACACAGGGGAGAACCTGCGGATCTTGTTGTGCTCTCCGACCCTTTCTACGTTAAGCGTACGCTTGACTTCAGAAACCCTGAGGGCGATATGCCTGAAGTGAGACAGGATTTCTTGCGCCTTATTGCTCTGTTCGACCAGAAAAGTCTTATACCCATGTGCCGGAACTGCAATGAACCGGCTAAACTCCTCGCCTTCTATAAAGGCACTCTGTTCTTTGAACCCTGGTGCGGCACCTGCATACCCCACTGGATGATAACCCAGGAATGCAGGTTCGATACCTTCTGCGACTATATGAGCGCACTGGAGTACGTGGACGACTTCTGCCACGGCGAGAAGTTCTTCTACCGCATGGTTATTAGAAATATTGCCAAGGCTAAAGGCCTGCCCGATAAAATAGGCCCCCGTGAGGCTGTGGATTTCTTTGCGCCTGAAGCGGTACAGACTCCGGAAACAACGCGGGACCTTATGCCGTGTGAACGCTCCCGCTAAACGGCACTTTAACTCCGGCGGGGTGCACGCTCTTTCTGCCGCCCCGCCCTTAATTATTTTTTTACATAATTATTAAGGAGAAATTATCATGGCTGAAATTGCAAAACCTAAAGGCCGGCCGCTGGAAATGATGGTCCTATCCGACCCGTATTATGTTAAATATGTCATCCGGCGCCAAAGTGACACTGTCGGGGAGCTGAAGCTGAAAAAGGAGTTTAAGCGCCTTATAGCTCAGTTCGACGAAATGAAAATGAACGCCGAATGCCCTAACTGCGGAAGGCCCGCCAAATTCCTGGCTTACTATAAAAGCACTTTCTTCCACGAACTCTGGTGCGGCGAGTGCAGCCCGTTCTGGCTCGAACACTTCAGCGGCAGAATGGATATTTTCAACACCTATATGAGCGCTCTGGACTATGTGGACTCTTTCTGCTACGGCGACAGGTCGCTCCTTAAGGCCATAATCCGGAACCTGGCCCGCCTTAAAGGCCTGTCCCCAAAACTTAACGCCCGCGAGGCAAAGGAGTTCTTCCGCGGGGCGGAGGAGCCCACATGAATAAATACTCTAAGTTCCCTGTGAACGGATTCCTTAAACTCCCCAGGGAGGTTACTAATATTTACTTCTGGATGAACTCTCCTTTTGACCGCGTGCGCGCATGGCTCGACCTGCTGATGCTCGCTTCTTTCAGAAGAAGAACCGTTAAATTCGGTAAGACTGAAATTACCGTTGAACCCGGCGAACTGGCTTACCCGATTGGCACTCTAGCCAAAAGATGGCAGCGAAGCCGCTGCTTTGTTTACAGCCTGCTGAGGGAATTTGTAAAAATGGGTCTCATTAAGGTAAACTCCGGCACCTGCACTACCGTTATAAGAATTACTGACTGGGAAAAGTACCAGTATGTGCCTGAAAAGCCGAGACAGGGTAAAGACGCTAAAATGAGACGGGTTTTTAGACACCCACAGGAAGAGGCGGATTCTTTGAAAAACGGGCTGTTTTCGCAGGGAATCTTCCTTC includes:
- a CDS encoding YegP family protein, producing the protein MAGKFVLKIASNSQYRFNLKAANGEVILTSETYIQKQGALNGISSVKNNSSNDSRYERKTSANNQHYFVLKAMNNEIIGVSETYSTAQAMEAGIKSVKNNAPLATLEDLTQ
- a CDS encoding restriction endonuclease subunit R gives rise to the protein MAPIPTKVSDRLIAGVKKFQPILAAAKSRDINESDTVLILTDMLAEIFGYDKYSEITSEFAIRGTYCDLATRVNGKILFLVEAKAIGADLKEAFIKQAVDYAANLGVDWVILTNGVFWRVYKISFTKPIEHEVILEFDFLSLNMKNAEHIDYLWLLSREGWLKSLLEEFHEQKQVLSRFSIGALIISDSILDTIRKELKKISPDIKIEKDQIKKVLTQEIIKRDVLEGDKAQEAVKNINRAMSRIVKAKEKLKSSSLKPIPSDAAQTTEEAIPLEAN